GAGTAAAGGACTCCTATTTGCTCAGGCAAGTGCCTGAAAGCATGCTTACGGTCTACATACCACCCAATGCCTGTTTGACATTATCGTCTGCCATAGAGATATTCCATGCCGGCTCCCAAACAACTTCCACTTCTACTTCACCCACATCTTCGATGCGTTCTACCGCCTCTTTGACCCAGGTGGTGATCATCTGATGCAAAGGGCATCCCTGTGTAGAGAGTGTCATGACGACATGAACATTGCAATTCTCATCGATGATCGCATCGTAGATCAGACCCATTTCAACCAGGTTGAACCCTACTTCCGGATCAATAACCGTAGAGATGGCATCGAAGACCGCTTCTTTTGTAATACTGCACATATCTTTTTCCTTTTTTATTGTATTGTTTACAGAGCAAAGCTCTGCTTCACACGTTGTCTTAGGCAGATTGCCCACACGACTAGTCGTGTCTGTTTTGGGTTATCACAGAGATTACCCCTATTATTTCCCGTACGCCAGCATCTTCCGCATCGTAACGAAGAGAAAGATCGCCCCTGCAAAGAGGAAACTGGCACCACCTTTAAAGAGAATATCATTCTCAAAGAGCAGTCCAAGGCCTCCAAGCACAACGCCGGACGCCGTGAACCAGAACATCATCGATGCTCCCTCTTTGGAGTACATTTCATGGAGCATCGGTACTTTCTCTTTACCTACCAAAGGTGCAAAACGTTCGAACCAGACCAGAAATGGAACGATCTTGTAAAGATGGCCTGTGATCATAGAGGAGATGAACCCCAGCAGCAGAAACCAGACCGATGCATGCAAGATGCTTTCCCTGCCGCTCATAAAATAGACCAGGCCCAGTACAATAGAAAGTATGAGTGCACCAAAAGCAAATATCATGGACTTTGCCCAGATATCCATCTCTTTACGTACCGTCAGTTTCGCAATGATATAGATCTGCCAGATATAGAAAAATATTCCTATTGTATTGACGGCATAGCCTATGTACATCAGCCACTCCTGGGCAAAAAGTGCCCCGGCAAAAACAATGGCTACACCGGTAATGACCAGTTTGAACGCTCTGTTGATCGCTGTCTCTTCAAAACCGTGCGCCAGTGAGAACATCGGTATGAGGATCAAAGAGAGACCAATGATGGTCAACACAACATACCCGCCCAGTACGGCATAGACATGGGCTTTGAGCATCAGTGTCACATCAATGCCAAGATCTCCGCTCAGTCCCAGTGCGATGGCAAAACCTGTCAAAATTCCCAGCAGCAGATAGCCGTTGCTCCATGCGACCGTTTCAACCGTCAAAGTCCGTATGGTTGTCTTTTTGAGCGTGGCAATGTTCTCTACAGCGAAGATGATCATGGCAACGAGTACCAGGAGCCCTCCATAGGGGAGCATCGCCGGCATAAGCCAGAAACCGAACACCATCAGGGAAGCACCGACCAAAAGCAGAGGAAAAATGACATAATAGACATCTACCACTGCATGCCCTGCTTCAAGGACCACCGGTATAAGCTGTGCCATGGCACCGAAGATGATCATCATCACAAAGCCAAGCAGAAAAAGATGTATCCACCCGGCCACATTCATCTGCGCATAACTGAATATCGGCTCAAAAAAGAGCAGTGCCAGCATGGAGAGCAGATAAAAGACCACGCCATAACTGAAAAAGGGCGAGATCAGTTTCAGCGGCGGCGCAAAATCACTGGAGATAGCTTTCATCTAACCTATCCGTGACAAGCGGCATCATTGAGGTTTGCATTTTCACTCTCTCCCGATTTATAGGAGAAGATCAGTTTGACACGGCCGTCATCCATTTTTTCTGTTTCAATATCGTAATTCTCACCGATCTTGTCAAGCAGTCCCATTGGTTTCTTGTGGTTGATCATAACCACTTTCTTATTGGGTCCGTCTATCATTTTGAGTCCCGCCATTGCATTGACCATCGGTTCAGGCGGTCCGCATTTGGATGTATCGAATTCAAAATACTGTGTTTCGCCCATCGTATAGGTAAAGAAAGGCACGGTTGCTCCAGGTACTTCTATAGCTTGTTTGTTTAATTCAGACATAATTACTCCTATTTAGTTTTTATCATTTTAATGACTTATATTTAAAATAAGCTTGATTTATATCAAGATTATGTCAAATAATGTCAAAATCATTTGAAATTCTTCCTGAAATATTCTTCCACCAGTTCGTCAAAATATTTCATTCGTTCTTTGCCCTTGGGCATTGTCGAGCGCAAGGCTTTCATTTTTTTAAGAAAATCCCCAACCGAGTTGGGAATGATCTTCTCGAAATGGCGGCGGATATGTTTGGCGAAAGCCGGAGAAGCTCCTCCTGTCGAAAAAGCGATGGTCAGATCATCCTTTTTGACATAGGAGGGAAAGATGAAATCACAATAGTCCGTATTGTCCACGGAATTCACCAGTATCCTGCTGCCCCTTGACTCTTCATGGATCGCTTTATGCAGATCCACTGTATCGGTTGCCACAATGACAATGTCGAAACCCTGAATATCCCCCTTTCTGTATGCCCGCTGATAAAGTGTCAGACAGTGGTTTTTGATCAGGCTGTCCGCCTCTACACTGACCTCGGAGGCGATCACTGTGATCTCTTTGGTGAAATCCACCAGTTTTTCAAGTTTTTCAGTAGCAATGGCACCACCGCCGACCACCAGCACTTTGAGGTTCTGCATATCCATGAACATGGGGAAATACGACATTGTGTTCCTTTATGTCAATTGTGTATCATAATTTAACAGAAGTTAATTACATTTACTTTGATATGTATCAATATATTTCTGCACTTATTAGCATATCTGCAATAATACTATATCTGACATTCCCGTATTTTTTCCATTTTTACAAATATATGCCATAGTGCCTATCGTATGAAAACAAGAGAAGGCAGAAACTCTTTCCTCTCTCCACCATACGGAGAGGAGGTCACAGGCTTACCTTAACGACAAGGATCTACCCGCACATTGTTGTTTGGATAGAGATAGATCTCAACCCTTCTGTTGAGTGCCATATTGCGTTCCGAATTGTTCGGTACCAGCGGCTTATTGTAAGAACATCCTGTCACATAACTTGGATTATTGATCCCCTCTCGATAGAGTCTGTCCGACACAGTCTTGGCTCTGCTTCGGGAAAGTCTGTAGTTGTAGTCGTATCCTCCCCTGTCATCCGTAAAACCTGCCACCTGTACGATCGTCTGTGGGTACTCACGAAGAATCCTGCCCACCTTCCCTACTTTATAGGATGCACTTGAGGTCAGCCTCGATGACCCTGTGGGGAACATCATACGGTCACGGAACATGATTTTCACATATCTGCCGTTATTGGAAACAATAAGGTCCTGATTGGGGTCAAGATAGGCGAGCGGATCATTATTGACCCCTGTACCGAGTGACCTTGCAATGTCATTGGCCTGCTGATCGAGGCTGTAACCGATCAATCCACCGGCTGCGGTACCAATTGCCGCACCGATCATGGTAGATTTTGTATCGTGACCTATCGCCTGTCCTGCCAGCGCACCAAGTGCTGCTCCGCCTATCAGTCCGTCTGTGGTATTGCTCGTTCCTGTGGAAGCGCACCCTCCAAGCATAGCTGCAACTACCGATACCAATGTGACTGTTTTGAATTTTTTGATGTACATCTTTTCTCCTTTTTGTATACATATTTTGTTATTATAGCTATAAATGTGTCAAAAAAGTGTCAAAAAACACAAAAACAATCGAATATTTCGTTAATATATATCAATCTTTGCTACACTAACACAAACTATAATAACCTTCCTGTGAACACCATTGGAATCGGAGACTTTATCGGCATATACCCTGCAGATAATCCCGAAGTGGCTATGACAAAAGTAAAGCCATCGGTTCTGTTAATTTTAATACCTGGAGAGATTTAATTCTATGCAAGACGAACTATTATACCAGATGCAAAACGCTTTTCCCATGACACAGCGGCCTTTCAAAGAGATCGCAGATGCTTTGAGTACGACCGAAGAGGAAGTACTCTCTACGGTACAGAAACTTAAAGATGAGAAGATCATCCGACAGACTTCCGCCATTTTCGATACCAAACGTCTGGGCTACAAGTCATCACTGGTCGCTTTCAAGGTAACTGAAGACAACATAGACGAAGCCGCACAGACCATCAATGCCCATCCGGGTGTCAGCCACAATTACCTCAGAAACCATGACTACAACATCTGGTTCACAATGGCTGTTGCACCCGACAGTAAACTGGGGCTTGAGAAGACCATCGAGATACTCAAAGAACAGACAGGCGCAGACGATGCCATCATTCTGCCGACACTGAAGATGTTCAAGATCTCTGTCAAAATGGACACCACAGGAAAACGCGCCAAGAAAGAGAAGGTCAAAAAAGCAGCCCATAAAGAGATAGAACTGACACCTCAGCACATCGCCGTCATCAAAGAGCTGCAAAAAGACATTACTGTTACATCGGAACCCTATAAAGAAGCGACTGAAAAACTTGGTATGGATTATGATGCATTCTTTACGATCGCCAATGAACTTAAAGAGAGCGGTGTCATGCGCCGTTTCGCCACTATCCTCAACCACAGAAAAGCCGGTTTCGGTGCCAATGCTATGTCCGTGTGGTCCGTACCGGAAGAAAAAGGCGAAGAGATAGGACGACAGATGGCAGAATTCTCAGCCGTCAGCCACTGTTACCTGCGCCCCTCCTACCCCAACTGGCCCTACAACCTCTTTGCCATGGTCCACGCCAAAACCCAGGAAGAATGCGACACGCTTATAGAAGAGATGGCCAAAGAAAGCGGTTTATCTGAATACGGAAAACTCTACTCAACCGTAGAGTTCAAAAAACAGCGTCTGGTCTATTTTGATGATGCCTTCAAAGAATGGGAGGAAAGCGTTTAGCGTTTATACACAAAATTTTGACACATTTGTCCTATACTTGTCAATATTTTTGAAAAAAATCCCCCATCAATCACACGAAGTGTGCCTGTCGCATCGAACGACCTTGCACCCCACTTACACTTTAGCGACAGGGGTATCGGCATTTAGTGCCAGAAAAGCGAAGCGATTCGAGAGATACGACGATTTTTTTGCTTCGTTTTTTTCTAAAAAAAATGAAGAGAAGAACAACACCTCAATTACCATAACAGGGAAATTGGACAAACGAAATAGATCTATAAAGATAGATTCCGGATCAAGCCCGGAATGACGTACATTTAATCCTTATACCCTATCTGCTCTTTAAAATGCGCGATACAATTTGTACAGTCCTTGATCGTATTGGTCTCGACGATGTTGTAGAGCGCCTCTTCATTCAAAATGGTGATCTTCTGGTTCTTCACCGTGATGATCCCCTCCTTCTTGAACTTGGTCAGAATACGCGAAAATGTCTCCGGCGTCAGATTGAGCATCGAGGCGATCTCGTTGTTCTTGAGACGCTGAAAAAGAGGAAGTTTCTGTGTCATAAGGTCAGCTACTTTCGCTTCGGAAGAGAGGACGGTCTCTTTGTGTACCAGAGCGGAAAGCAACGCGACTTTTCCGGTAAGAGACTTGATGATCTCCAGAGAAAAACCTGGATTGTCAAGATGTTTGTAGACGAAATCAAAAGGCAGAAGTCCCATCACACCATCTGTAAGGAATTCGCATGTAGCAGGGAAAGGCTGATTCTCAAAACAGGCATACTCGCCTATCATTGCCGGTGCAGCAAGACGATTGATCTGAATCTGCGTACCTTTGGGAGTGGTTTTGTAGAGTTTTATGTTGCCATCAAGCAGAATATGCAGGTATTTACTTTCATCTCCCTCATAAAAAACAATACTGTCTTTGGCATACTGTTTGATATGGGTCTGATCGTAAAGCTCTTTGAGATATGTCCCTGTCAGAGCCGAAAACATAGGAATCTCTTCAAGTTTATACATCTTAATACCTCTTTCATGTCTCTAAAGAGGGTACTATACTGTAAAAAAGATAAATATTCTCCTATATAACTGCGGATAAGCAGAGGAATTCGTGTTTTACTCCTGTTCGAACCAGGAAAGCTGCTCTCTAAGCTTCACCACTTCACCGACGACGATCAAACCAGGCGTCGGCAGATCCTTCGCTTTAGCATAGATCGTTTCCAGGGTTCCTACCACCGTCTTCTCATCAGGTGTGGTCCCCTTACTGATGACCGCTACAGGATAGTCTTCTGGTTTTCCGATCTCAATGAGTTTTTTGCAAATATATTTGAGACGGTGCAGCCCCATTAGAAAAATGATCGTATCATCACTCTTGTAATTCTCCCAGGGGATCTGAGACTGGTCTTTGTTCTTCGACTCATGGCCTGTTACTACCCTGAAAGAGACCGTGATACCGCGATGTGTCACAGGGATGCCGGCATATTCCGGTACCGCGATCGCCGAGGTGATCCCGGGGATGAACTCGAACTCTATACCGCGTTCTCTCAGGTAGATCGCCTCTTCACCACCGCGTCCGAAGACCAGGGGGTCACCCCCTTTGAGACGGACCACCTTCTTGTATTTCAGTGCAGACTGGTAGATCACTTCATTGATCTCTTCCTGCGGCAGCGTATGATGCGAATCCTCTTTTCCTACATAAATGAACTCACACCCCTCTTTTGTCTGCAAGAGAATATCGGGATTGGCCAGTCTGTCATAGATAATTACATCAGCCTGTTCTACCGCACGCAGTGCTTTGACCGTCAAAAGATCGATATCTCCCGGCCCTGCCCCTGTCAAATAAACTTTACCCATTAATTATTTCCTTTAATTTGTTCTTCCGTTAAATAGCATGATGGATCTTCCGCCCACATATCACCGTAGATCGCATAGGCACGGCTTCTTGAACCGCCGTTACAGATATTCAGGTATTGACATTCTACACATTTTCCGCCAAGCTCTCTCGGGTGCACACGCAACTTCTGCAGCAGTTCGGTCGGCTCGTTCGTCCAGATATCCGAAAAATCCTGTGTCAGGATATTGCCTATCTTCACAGGGAAGAATGGGTCAGGCTTTACAAAACCTTCGGAATCAATGTTAAGCAGTTTTCTTCCCGCAGAGTTTCCACCCCATTCAATGAGCCTTCTCTTCATCTCTTCGGCATATTCAGGATACTTTTTTTCAAATCTGTCATAGAAGAGGATCGCATCCATTTCCATGTTACCCGTAACGATCTCTATATCTCTGCCGCTCTCATAATATTCGAACGCTTTGTCCAGAATGTAGTTGACCGCTGTGATACGCTGCTCTTTGCTCAGGTCCATCTCCAGGTTCTCCAGCCCGCGTCCGCTGTAGACCAGGTGCGAGATGTAGACTTTGGGGATATTATGCTCTTCAGCCAGTTCGAAAATGAACTGCAGGTCATCATAGGTATCTTTGGTGATCGTAAAACGGATACCCACTTTGGTATTTCCGAAAGAGTTGAGCAGGTCGACCGCTTTCATCGACTCGACGAAGGAGCCCTTGAGCCCCCTGAAAGCATCATGCACTTCGGGACTGCCGTCAATGCTGATACCGATATAGTCAAAGGTATCAAGGATCTTCTCGGCATTGCTCTGTTTGACATACAGACCGTTCGTAGAGAGGTAGGTCACGATACCGAGTTCCTTGCAGCGCGCCGCAATGTCGAAGAGGTCTTTCCTCGTCAGAGGTTCACCCCCCGAAAAAATGAGGAACTTCACCCCGTTGGCTTTGAGTTTGGGCAGTGTTTCCATAATGTTCTCGGTCGTAAGTGTATCTACGGCATCGAGGTCCGCTTTGGAGTAACAGTGCAAACAGGAAAGGTTGCATCGGTTGGTAAAGTTCCAGATGGCAATGCTTCCGTCCAGTACCCTTGCAGGTTTGCCTGCCGTAACTGATTTTAGCAGGTTCGATAGTCTAAACATTTATTTGCTCTCTTTGCTTTTGGGTTTGAATGACAATATATACGAAGTGATCGCTTTGAGTTCTTCCGGTTTCAGAGTAAATGCAGGCATAGCATTTCTTTTATAACCAAAAAGTTTTGAAACAGAAGCAGGATCGGCAATCATCCCCTGTATCTCTTCTGCCGTTCTTTTGGATGCGATCTCGGCAAAAGGCGGTCCGAATGCTACGGCTGTCTGATGATGACATCCCCAACAATAGGTTTCAAATACCTTTTTCCCGCTCTCTGCCGATAACGGTATCCAACATGTCAAGATAATAAAAAAAGCTACTACAATCTTCTTCATATGGTCTGTCCTTAATGTAATAGAGGATGATAACAATTTTTTGATGTAAGAGACTTGATTTTGGACAAGAGAGTGGCTATTCCTACATATTTTTTGTAAAGGGAACTTCCAGTAATTGGTCATACCCATAACATCTCCAGCTTTTGTCCAGGCAGGGCACGCTTTTAAAGGCATAGCCACATAGCTATGTCAAAAAAGTGAAACGCAGCATGGGTGAAAGCTGGTGGTACCCTAAAGAAAGAGATTGATATAAATCAAGAGTAATTTTATCCTATTTAACTATAATCCAAAACTATTTTTCTCAATATATACAAGGCTATTCATGAAAACGAAAGAAATACTTTTTTTAATGCTCTTTTTGACACTCTTCTCCCAGGCTTCACTTGAGAACACCACCTGCAAAAAATGCCATCCCATCATTACCGAGGAGTACCAAAGCTCCATGCACAGCAGGGCATCCATCTTCAAGGACCCTGTACACAAGGCTGTATGGGACAAACATCCGGATAAAGCAAAAGGGCATTATAAATGTGCCAAGTGCCATACTCCTTCCGATCATGCACTGATGGCAGGCAAAACCAAACTGACCGACAATGCCGTACAGGAGAACGAACCGATCTCCTGTCAACAGTGCCACAGGATACAAAGCATAGAAAAACATGCCAAAGCGAACAAAAATGTCATGAGCAAAAAAGAAAAATACTTCTTCTCAGCCGATCCAAAAAGAAAAGGCAAAGAGATAGAATTCAAAGAGGAAAGCTCTCTCTTCGGCCTGATGACAAAAACTGTCGGTTCCCCTTACCACAAAATAGACTACGGCAATGAGAATTTCTATAACGGCAATGTCTGCATGGGGTGTCACTCGCACAAACAGAACGGCAAAGGCTTTACTGTCTGTGACCTTGAAGTGAAACAGAACGATTCCAAAGAGACCTGCATCACCTGCCATATGCCCAAGGTCAAAGGGACCTTTGTCAATCTGAAAGACAGTAAGACCCATGCATTCCATGGCGTGAACATCCACAAAATTACACCGGAACTGCTTTCAAAATACATAAAACTTTCTCTGAACAAAGAAGCAAATGGATTCAGTGTCACTGTAAAGAATGAAGCTACACATACCCTCTTCCCTCAGCCGCTCAGGCTGAATCAGTTGAGAATCAACATAGAAAGGGACGGAAAGACCATCGAGCTCAAACCGGTAAACTTTATGAGGGTCATAGGCACAAACGGTAAACCTTCCATGCCGTGGCTTGCGACGGAAGTGCTGAAAGACACGACCATCAAGGCGCATGAAACACGCAAGGTGACATTTGATACTGCCTTGCAAAAAGGTGACAGTGTCGTTGTGAAGTTCGGATACTACATTGCCAATCCAAAAGCGGCCAAAAAGCTGGGTATTCAAGACCCATATGCCACAGAATTCATCATCCTGACCAAGAAAAGATTTGAAATAGAATAGTCATACTACTTCCGTACACAGCTGTACGGAGGGTACAGTAAATAGATCAGCATTACCCAGAAAAACCCCAAAAACAATCCTTCTATCGCATCACTAAACCAGTGTACATTCATCCACTCTCAGCATCGGTCTATCAGTCAGGACATTTACGAGCATAAACAAAAATACCACAAGCCCTGTCAGAGAAAGGAAAATACTCCGGAGATATCTCTTCTATACTGTTTCATCCCGATTCTCTTCCAGGTGTTCCCGTGCGATCAGCCTGCCAAGCTCTATCAGCTCGTATGCTTTGTTGAATTCGTAAAAACCGCAGGCATTGTTCGGCACACCGATGATCATATCGGGAGCATACCCTGCCATTTTGCTCTCCATAATGGCATTTTGCATAATGTCGATCGTACGTCCCATTATGTCGAACATATCCATCTCATCAAACCTGTCGGTTTTCTCTCTTGCAAATAGCTCTTCTGTCTTTTTTGCCATTTGCAAAAAGACCTCCTGCATACCGCTTGCTTTCTCCTGCTCTTTCCTGGGAACATCTATCTGGTATTTTTTGGAGATATTTGCGGAGAGGTTCACAGCGATCGTCAGCTGTGTATCATCCGCGATCGTAGGAGCGATAGGCAAAGGATTAAGCACCCCGCCATCTACCAGATGACGCTCCCCAAGCTGTTTTGGGGTAAAAATAGACGGTATAGCAATGGAAGCTCTGATGGCATCTATGAGCCTGCCTTTCTGCAGCCAGACCTCTTTTTGTCTGATCAGGTCCGTTGCCACAGCGGTAAATGCTATGGGAAGCTCTTCAATATGCACACCTCCTACCATCTCTTCGATCACGTCAAATACTTTCTCTCCCTGAATGATGCCTGTCCCGGTAAAAGAGAAATCGACCAGCTTTGCCACATCTATCAGGTCCAGTCCCAGTACCCACTCTTTATAGGCATCCAGTTTGCCACAGGCATACAGGCCGCCGATGAGCGCTCCCATGGAGGAACCCGAGACCGACCTGATATCATAGCCATGTTTCAATAGTTCTTCTATGACACCGATATGCGCATACCCTCTTGCCCCACCGCTTCCGAGTACCAGCGAGATCGTTTTCTTATCAGCCATGTTCATCTCCTATCCGAATATTGTATCCAAATCATCCCCGCAGGACAAAATGTCAGAACAGTTTTCCTATCTTCCTGAACCCGTACCAGTATAGCAGCACTCCCAGAAGCAGAACACCTCCAAAATAGGGTAAAAGATCGATAAACTCCGTGCCACGGAAGAAGATGCTCTCACTCCCCTCGATATAATAACGCAGCGGCGAAAAAAGTGAAAGAAACTGGAGTGCCGGATGCATGGCGTAGATCGGGGTCCAGGCACCGCTGAGAAAGATCAGCGGCATCATAATGATGATGGATAGCTGTGCTACCTGCATCGTACTTTTGGAAACGGCGGCAACGAAAAGGCCGATACCCGCGCTGGAAAAAGAGTAGAAGAATGTCAGCAGCATAAACGTCCAGAACGAGCCGTTCATCGGGGTATCGAATGCACCGAAGATGACAAAGCCCAGGGCCAGAAGCACACCGACCATCACGATCATTACCTGGGAAAGTGATTTGGCCAGGATGATCAGTTTGGGGTCGACCGGCATCAGCAGCATAATATCCCAGGTCCCCTCCTCTTTTTCACGTACGAAGACCACCGCTGTGAGGATGACTATCAGCAAGGTGATGACGGAAAGCATCTCTGTCAATGCCATAAAGGAATGGTTGTCCGCATTCTGGTTGAAGAGTTTATGCGACTTGATGACGACGGGGAAATTGGGCTTTGAAAAATCCATCACGATATTCTGAAGATAACCCAGTGTCGTAAAACTCTGGCTTGCAGCAGTCGCATCAAGAAGAAGATTGAGCTGTGCCTTTTTGCCCTGGCGGAAATCCTTTTCGAAATCCTGGTCAAAGAGAATGCCTACCAGTATTTCCTTATCAAAAATGGCACGGCTGAGCGCCTCCTGTGATTTGAAGCGTCGCGGGGGGAGGAACTCCGGTCTGTGCAGGCGGGAGAGGATCTTCTGGCTGATACCTCTTCCGGTATCATCCACATACCCAATCTTTACGTTCCGCGGGGTGATCTGTATCCCCTCGCCGGCAATGTAGATGTCTGCCGTAAACGAATAGAGCACCGCCGCAACCAGCCCAATGGAGCGCAGGAAACTCAGAATCTCTTTACCGAACACCACCCAGAATACACGGCTCATTTCAGCTCCTTCTTCAAAAGAGTACTACCCAGAACAAGCAGGAGTGTGGCATAGATGATGAGGATCCCGAGATATTCAACTGTCTTGGCGGAGGCGAGTCCTGTCCCGGAGAGAAAACAGTCATAGATAATATGGTTGAAATACATGACCGGGAAAAGATGCGCTTCAATGTAAGACTCACCGGCCATAGAAGAGATCGGCATCAGGATCCCCGAATAGAGAAACCCCGGAATGATCGTGATAATGATCGTAAGTACCACCGCAACAATCTGCTGCCTGGTGATAACCGATATCAGCATCCCGATGGAGAGACTGATAAGGATATAGATCTCGGCAGCAAACCAGTAGAGCATAAAACTCCCCCGAAACGGCACATCGAAAAGTTCCGTCGCCCAGAGAAAGAGAATGAAGATATTGAGTGAATGGAGCAGAAAGCCCGGTATCAGTTTCGCTGCAAGGAACTCTCCCCTTCCCAAAGGGGAAGCATAAAAGTTGAATATCGTCCCCCTCTCTTTTTCCTTGACGATCATCAGTGCCGAGA
This DNA window, taken from Sulfurovum lithotrophicum, encodes the following:
- the cobA gene encoding uroporphyrinogen-III C-methyltransferase, whose product is MGKVYLTGAGPGDIDLLTVKALRAVEQADVIIYDRLANPDILLQTKEGCEFIYVGKEDSHHTLPQEEINEVIYQSALKYKKVVRLKGGDPLVFGRGGEEAIYLRERGIEFEFIPGITSAIAVPEYAGIPVTHRGITVSFRVVTGHESKNKDQSQIPWENYKSDDTIIFLMGLHRLKYICKKLIEIGKPEDYPVAVISKGTTPDEKTVVGTLETIYAKAKDLPTPGLIVVGEVVKLREQLSWFEQE
- a CDS encoding multiheme c-type cytochrome, whose amino-acid sequence is MKTKEILFLMLFLTLFSQASLENTTCKKCHPIITEEYQSSMHSRASIFKDPVHKAVWDKHPDKAKGHYKCAKCHTPSDHALMAGKTKLTDNAVQENEPISCQQCHRIQSIEKHAKANKNVMSKKEKYFFSADPKRKGKEIEFKEESSLFGLMTKTVGSPYHKIDYGNENFYNGNVCMGCHSHKQNGKGFTVCDLEVKQNDSKETCITCHMPKVKGTFVNLKDSKTHAFHGVNIHKITPELLSKYIKLSLNKEANGFSVTVKNEATHTLFPQPLRLNQLRINIERDGKTIELKPVNFMRVIGTNGKPSMPWLATEVLKDTTIKAHETRKVTFDTALQKGDSVVVKFGYYIANPKAAKKLGIQDPYATEFIILTKKRFEIE
- a CDS encoding patatin-like phospholipase family protein; the protein is MADKKTISLVLGSGGARGYAHIGVIEELLKHGYDIRSVSGSSMGALIGGLYACGKLDAYKEWVLGLDLIDVAKLVDFSFTGTGIIQGEKVFDVIEEMVGGVHIEELPIAFTAVATDLIRQKEVWLQKGRLIDAIRASIAIPSIFTPKQLGERHLVDGGVLNPLPIAPTIADDTQLTIAVNLSANISKKYQIDVPRKEQEKASGMQEVFLQMAKKTEELFAREKTDRFDEMDMFDIMGRTIDIMQNAIMESKMAGYAPDMIIGVPNNACGFYEFNKAYELIELGRLIAREHLEENRDETV
- a CDS encoding Crp/Fnr family transcriptional regulator yields the protein MYKLEEIPMFSALTGTYLKELYDQTHIKQYAKDSIVFYEGDESKYLHILLDGNIKLYKTTPKGTQIQINRLAAPAMIGEYACFENQPFPATCEFLTDGVMGLLPFDFVYKHLDNPGFSLEIIKSLTGKVALLSALVHKETVLSSEAKVADLMTQKLPLFQRLKNNEIASMLNLTPETFSRILTKFKKEGIITVKNQKITILNEEALYNIVETNTIKDCTNCIAHFKEQIGYKD
- a CDS encoding OmpA family protein; this translates as MYIKKFKTVTLVSVVAAMLGGCASTGTSNTTDGLIGGAALGALAGQAIGHDTKSTMIGAAIGTAAGGLIGYSLDQQANDIARSLGTGVNNDPLAYLDPNQDLIVSNNGRYVKIMFRDRMMFPTGSSRLTSSASYKVGKVGRILREYPQTIVQVAGFTDDRGGYDYNYRLSRSRAKTVSDRLYREGINNPSYVTGCSYNKPLVPNNSERNMALNRRVEIYLYPNNNVRVDPCR
- a CDS encoding metal-sulfur cluster assembly factor: MCSITKEAVFDAISTVIDPEVGFNLVEMGLIYDAIIDENCNVHVVMTLSTQGCPLHQMITTWVKEAVERIEDVGEVEVEVVWEPAWNISMADDNVKQALGGM
- a CDS encoding ABC transporter permease — translated: MSRVFWVVFGKEILSFLRSIGLVAAVLYSFTADIYIAGEGIQITPRNVKIGYVDDTGRGISQKILSRLHRPEFLPPRRFKSQEALSRAIFDKEILVGILFDQDFEKDFRQGKKAQLNLLLDATAASQSFTTLGYLQNIVMDFSKPNFPVVIKSHKLFNQNADNHSFMALTEMLSVITLLIVILTAVVFVREKEEGTWDIMLLMPVDPKLIILAKSLSQVMIVMVGVLLALGFVIFGAFDTPMNGSFWTFMLLTFFYSFSSAGIGLFVAAVSKSTMQVAQLSIIIMMPLIFLSGAWTPIYAMHPALQFLSLFSPLRYYIEGSESIFFRGTEFIDLLPYFGGVLLLGVLLYWYGFRKIGKLF
- a CDS encoding c-type cytochrome, with the translated sequence MKKIVVAFFIILTCWIPLSAESGKKVFETYCWGCHHQTAVAFGPPFAEIASKRTAEEIQGMIADPASVSKLFGYKRNAMPAFTLKPEELKAITSYILSFKPKSKESK
- a CDS encoding Lrp/AsnC family transcriptional regulator, translating into MQDELLYQMQNAFPMTQRPFKEIADALSTTEEEVLSTVQKLKDEKIIRQTSAIFDTKRLGYKSSLVAFKVTEDNIDEAAQTINAHPGVSHNYLRNHDYNIWFTMAVAPDSKLGLEKTIEILKEQTGADDAIILPTLKMFKISVKMDTTGKRAKKEKVKKAAHKEIELTPQHIAVIKELQKDITVTSEPYKEATEKLGMDYDAFFTIANELKESGVMRRFATILNHRKAGFGANAMSVWSVPEEKGEEIGRQMAEFSAVSHCYLRPSYPNWPYNLFAMVHAKTQEECDTLIEEMAKESGLSEYGKLYSTVEFKKQRLVYFDDAFKEWEESV
- a CDS encoding precorrin-2 dehydrogenase/sirohydrochlorin ferrochelatase family protein; the protein is MSYFPMFMDMQNLKVLVVGGGAIATEKLEKLVDFTKEITVIASEVSVEADSLIKNHCLTLYQRAYRKGDIQGFDIVIVATDTVDLHKAIHEESRGSRILVNSVDNTDYCDFIFPSYVKKDDLTIAFSTGGASPAFAKHIRRHFEKIIPNSVGDFLKKMKALRSTMPKGKERMKYFDELVEEYFRKNFK
- a CDS encoding radical SAM/SPASM domain-containing protein; translation: MFRLSNLLKSVTAGKPARVLDGSIAIWNFTNRCNLSCLHCYSKADLDAVDTLTTENIMETLPKLKANGVKFLIFSGGEPLTRKDLFDIAARCKELGIVTYLSTNGLYVKQSNAEKILDTFDYIGISIDGSPEVHDAFRGLKGSFVESMKAVDLLNSFGNTKVGIRFTITKDTYDDLQFIFELAEEHNIPKVYISHLVYSGRGLENLEMDLSKEQRITAVNYILDKAFEYYESGRDIEIVTGNMEMDAILFYDRFEKKYPEYAEEMKRRLIEWGGNSAGRKLLNIDSEGFVKPDPFFPVKIGNILTQDFSDIWTNEPTELLQKLRVHPRELGGKCVECQYLNICNGGSRSRAYAIYGDMWAEDPSCYLTEEQIKGNN